A region from the Rhodamnia argentea isolate NSW1041297 chromosome 7, ASM2092103v1, whole genome shotgun sequence genome encodes:
- the LOC115742502 gene encoding endochitinase EP3-like isoform X2: protein MDRKALTGILVACFAVLALVVPHVTAQNCGCAAGLCCSRYGYCGTGRDYCGPGCQAGPCDPAAAPPATNAVVVGNIVTDAFFNAILNQAPASCAGKSFYSRKAFLDAISSFPRFGRVGSVDDSKREIAAFFAHVTHETGHFCYIEEIDGRTDPKKIYCDPNVPQYPCKPGKRYFGRGPLQISWNYNYGPAGQSIGFDGLNAPETVANNPIVAFKTGLWFWRTNDVQSKLSGQGFGATIRAINGIECNGGNPGAVQARVTYYNNYCRQFGVAPGGNLNC from the exons ATGGACCGGAAGGCACTTACCGGCATCCTCGTCGCATGCTTCGCCGTCCTCGCCTTGGTCGTGCCGCATGTGACTGCCCAAAACTGCGGGTGCGCCGCTGGCCTCTGCTGCAGCCGTTACGGTTACTGTGGGACTGGCCGCGACTACTGCGGGCCGGGTTGCCAAGCCGGCCCCTGCGATCCCGCCGCAGCCCCGCCCGCCACTAACGCAGTTGTGGTCGGCAACATCGTCACCGATGCCTTCTTCAATGCGATCCTCAACCAGGCCCCCGCGAGCTGTGCCGGAAAGAGTTTCTACTCGAGGAAAGCGTTCCTCGATGCCATCAGTAGCTTCCCGAGGTtcggccgggtcgggtcggtcgACGACTCAAAGCGCGAGATCGCCGCTTTCTTCGCTCATGTCACGCATGAGACTGGAC ATTTTTGTTATATCGAAGAGATAGATGGGCGAACCGACCCGAAAAAGATCTACTGCGACCCCAACGTGCCGCAGTACCCGTGCAAGCCGGGCAAGAGGTACTTCGGCCGAGGGCCCCTCCAGATCTCGTGGAACTACAACTACGGCCCGGCCGGCCAGAGCATCGGGTTCGACGGGCTCAACGCGCCGGAGACTGTGGCAAACAACCCCATCGTCGCCTTCAAGACGGGCCTGTGGTTCTGGAGGACCAACGACGTCCAGTCCAAGCTCTCGGGGCAAGGGTTCGGTGCCACGATCAGGGCCATTAACGGCATAGAATGCAACGGGGGGAACCCAGGAGCTGTTCAAGCCCGGGTCACGTATTACAACAATTACTGTAGGCAATTTGGGGTTGCACCTGGTGGTAATCTCAACTGTTAA